The proteins below come from a single Alnus glutinosa chromosome 9, dhAlnGlut1.1, whole genome shotgun sequence genomic window:
- the LOC133878045 gene encoding L-type lectin-domain containing receptor kinase IV.1-like — MAVVLRLLHFLVLVYVSYIPLALAQDKNGFIYNGFHDQANLDLDGIAEIHSNGLLQLTNLSRQEVGRAFFHFPMKFNTSSSNPTSSLSFSTNFVFAMAPQVKNLGGHGIAFTICPSKNFSHALLNRYLGLFNNSNNGNSTNHILAIELDTVLDPEFEDITMNHVGIDVNGMKSVASAPAMYFSNKEGKNISLELMSGNPMHLWIDYDEAEKLLNVTLAPTTIPKPNRPLLSTHIDLSQILLESMYVGFSSATGTLASDHYILGWSFNKSGPAQSLGVSSLPRLPRERKRKEKPSVMIMIALIAVAVALITVIGAAYILRRKKYEEIREDWEEEYGPHRFSYKNLHKATKGFKDTELLGEGGFGKVYIGILPSSNVQIAVKRVSHDSKQGMEEFVAEIVSMGRLRHRNLVQLLGYCRRRGELLLVYDYMPNGSLDKFLYSKEKPNLNWVQRFRIIRGVASGLLYLHEEWEQVVLHRDIKASNVLLDAELNGRLGDFGLARLYDHGSNPQTTHVVGTVGYLAPEFYRTGRANTCTDVFAFGAFLLEVACGRRPIELQAQGLPEQVILVDLVAECCRRGAILDASDPRLEGNYVAEEMELVLKLGLFCSDTIPAARPSMKQVMQFLDGDADLRESPHDVSASFTAFTITESYDFMSSQASVASMSSTGSFLRGGR, encoded by the coding sequence ATGGCAGTAGTTCTTAGATTACTTCATTTTCTGGTACTTGTCTATGTTTCCTATATTCCCTTGGCCCTTGCTCAAGATAAAAACGGCTTCATCTACAATGGCTTCCATGATCAAGCCAATCTGGATCTTGATGGAATCGCAGAAATCCACAGCAATGGTCTATTGCAGCTAACCAACCTTTCACGCCAAGAAGTTGGTCGTGCTTTCTTTCACTTCCCAATGAAATTCAACACATCTTCATCCAATCCAACTtcatctctttcattttctaccAACTTTGTGTTTGCCATGGCTCCTCAAGTGAAAAACCTTGGTGGTCATGGCATTGCCTTCACCATCTGTCCCTCTAAAAACTTCTCCCATGCTCTATTAAATCGGTATCTAGGCCTCTTCAATAATTCAAATAACGGCAATTCTACAAACCACATCTTGGCCATTGAGCTTGATACTGTTTTGGACCCAGAATTTGAAGATATTACAATGAATCATGTGGGGATCGATGTGAACGGCATGAAATCAGTTGCATCAGCTCCTGCAATGTATTTTTCCAATAAAGAAGGGAAGAATATAAGCTTGGAGCTCATGAGTGGGAATCCAATGCATCTTTGGATAGACTATGATGAAGCTGAAAAGTTACTGAATGTAACTCTTGCCCCAACCACAATCCCAAAACCAAACCGGCCTCTCTTGTCAACACACATCGACCTGTCTCAAATTCTCTTGGAATCCATGTATGTTGGTTTCTCTTCAGCCACAGGTACACTTGCAAGTGACCACTACATTCTTGGATGGAGCTTTAATAAAAGTGGACCAGCACAAAGCCTTGGTGTTTCAAGCCTTCCTCGACTTCCCCGAGagaggaaaaggaaagagaaaccAAGCGTAATGATCATGATTGCTCTCATAGCAGTAGCAGTTGCTCTGATAACCGTCATTGGAGCTGCTTACATTTTGAGGAGGAAGAAATATGAAGAAATACGAGAAGATTGGGAAGAGGAGTATGGCCCCCACAGGTTCAGCTACAAGAATCTCCACAAAGCAACCAAAGGTTTCAAAGACACAGAGCTTCTTGGAGAAGGAGGTTTTGGAAAGGTTTATATTGGAATACTTCCTTCGTCTAATGTACAAATTGCAGTAAAGAGAGTCTCCCATGATTCCAAACAAGGGATGGAGGAATTTGTGGCTGAGATAGTTAGCATGGGAAGATTGAGGCATAGGAACTTGGTGCAACTCTTGGGTTACTGCCGGCGAAGGGGAGAACTCCTCTTGGTGTATGATTATATGCCCAACGGAAGCCTTGACAAGTTCTTGTATAGCAAGGAAAAACCAAACCTTAACTGGGTTCAGCGATTTCGAATCATTAGAGGAGTAGCATCTGGCCTTCTTTACCTCCATGAAGAGTGGGAACAGGTCGTTCTACACCGAGATATAAAAGCAAGCAATGTTCTATTGGATGCTGAATTAAATGGAAGGCTAGGAGATTTTGGCCTTGCGAGATTATACGACCATGGCAGCAATCCTCAAACCACCCATGTGGTTGGGACTGTGGGTTATTTGGCTCCGGAATTTTACAGAACAGGAAGGGCAAACACTTGCACTGATGTGTTTGCTTTTGGGGCTTTCTTGCTCGAAGTGGCTTGTGGAAGGAGGCCGATAGAGCTACAGGCCCAGGGGCTGCCTGAACAGgtgattttggttgatttggTCGCTGAGTGTTGTAGAAGAGGAGCTATCCTTGATGCTAGTGATCCTAGATTGGAAGGTAATTACGTGGCAGAGGAAATGGAATTGGTTTTGAAACTAGGCCTGTTTTGCTCGGATACAATACCAGCTGCCAGGCCTAGCATGAAGCAAGTGATGCAATTTTTGGATGGTGATGCTGATCTGCGGGAATCACCACATGACGTCAGCGCTTCTTTTACTGCATTTACAATTACTGAATCATATGATTTCATGTCGTCCCAGGCTTCTGTTGCTTCCATGTCTAGCACCGGTTCATTCCTGAGAGGTGGTCGTTGA